The following is a genomic window from Halorubellus sp. JP-L1.
CGTCGGGTACTTTAGGGAGCGTGACGCGACGGTGACGGGCGTGGACGCGAGCCCCGACGCGCTCTCGACGGCGCGCGAGCGCCACCCCGGTTGCGAGTTCGCCGCGTGCGACCTCGGGACCGGGCTGCCGTTCGACGACGGCGCGTTCGACGTGGTACTCTCGAACCTCGTCCTGAGTCACCTCCCGGACCTCGACCGCGCGCTCGCGGCCGTCGAGCGCGTGCTCGCCGACGACGGCGCGTTCGTCGCGGGCGTGATCCATCCAGCGTACCAGCGCTCGCACTGGGACCTCGAGGCGTACGCGGAACCGACCGCTCGCGTCGTGGACTGGGGCGCGGCCACGCTCCGCTCGCACTACCGGCCAACGAGCGCGATCGTACAGGCGTTCGTCGACGCGGGACTGAAGCTGGAGCGCGTCGCCGAACCGACGCCCCTGGCGTCCTACGCGGACGCGAACCCGGAGCGGTACGCGGCCGCGATGGCGGAACCACAGGTGCTCGTCGTTCGCGCCCGCAAGCAGTAAGAGACGGTCAGGCGGCCTACTCGTCGTGCGTGCCCTCGACGAGGCGCTCGAGGTGCTCGGGCGGGACGGCGCCGCGGGCAGCGTACCCGTCGTACGCGAACGTCGGGACGCCCGTGACGCCGTCCTGCTGGGCGGCCGCGAACTGCTCGTGGAGTTCCTCGCGGAGGACGTCGTCGTCGAGCGCGCTCCGGATCTCGTCGGCGTCGACGCCCGCGTCGGTCGCGAGCTCCACGAGGACGTCGCGGTCGCCGATGTCGCGGCCGTCCTGCCAGAGCGCGTCGAACACCGCCTCGTCGAACGCGAGCCACGTCTCGTAGTCGTAGTGCTCGTGGACGTAGTACGAGGCGACCTGCGCGGACAGCGAGTCGACGTCCGATGCCATCTCGAGGGACATCTCGACGCCGTACTCCTCCTGGAGGCGTCGAACGTTCTCCTTCGCCTGCTCGTAGTACGAGTCGTCCTTCCCGTCGTCGACCGAGTGGTCGATCTCGCCGTCGGGGCCGCGCTGGCCGCTCCGGAGGTCGAACGGCCGCCAGTCGATCCGGAGCGGCTCCTCGCGCCGGTCCTGGTAGCGGTCGAGGGACGCCCGACCGAGGTAGCAGAACGGGCAGACGTAGTCCGAGTAGACGGTGACGACGTCCGATCGCGAGTCGACGTCGCCGGTGGTGGATTCGCTCACGGCGGTATGTAGGCGACGCGAACGGATAACGGCCCGGCCGGTCTGTTCCCGGGACGCACGAGCGCGAGCGGTACGTCGACGCGTTCACAGTGCGGAGGGACGCCGTGGGAGTCCCGTTCACAGTAGCTCTATCTGTACGGCGAGCGTATACGTTGACGATGACGAGCGAGGACGACGGGACACCCCATCTCCTCCTGCTCGCGCACGACGGCGAGATGGCAAAGGAAGACGTCGCCGTCCTGGAAGCCGCAGGTGCATCCGCCGAAGTACGCACGGTCGAGGACGGGCGGGTGCCGGCCGCCGCGGCCACAGCGGCGTCCTGCGTCGTCTGCCCGTACGACCTGGGGGACGCGTCGGGCGTGGAGGTACTCCGGTCGCTCCGCGAGCACGCGGAGCGAGTGCCGTTCGTGCTGTACGCCCGCGACGGCGACGAGGCAGTCGCGACCGAGGCGTTTCGTGCGGGCGTGACGGACTACGTGCCGGTCGAGGACGGCGTGACGCCGACGGTCGCCGAACGGGCTGTCGCGGCGGTCGATGCCGAATCAGGCGCCGAACGCCCAGGGCGCGATGGCTCGGTCGCGGACGATCGCCGGGCGGTCGAGGACCGCGAGCGCGCGCTCCGGCGGGCGTACGAGGTGGTCGCCGACGGCTCGCTGTCGTTCGACGAACGCATCGAGGACCTCCTGGGGATCGTCCGCGAGGCGGTCGGGACGTCGTACGCGACGCTATCGTACGTCGAGGACGACGACTACACGTTCGAGGTCGTCGACGCGCCCGGACAGGACGACGTCGCCGCGGGCGACGTGACGTCGCTGTCGACGACGAACTGCGAGCGCGTGGTATCGACCCAGCAGACGCTCGTCCTCGAAGACATTGAGCGCGACGCGCCCGATCTCGCGGAGCGCGCCGGGAACGCGGACCGGGGGATCTCGTGCTATCTGGGGGCGCCCGTGACGGTGGACGGGGAGCCGTACGGGACGTTCTGCTTCTACGGCATGGAACCGCGCCGGGAGGCGTTCTCGGAGTGGCAGGTGACGTTCGTCGACCTGTTCAGCGACTGGGTGAGTCGAGAGCTGGAGCGCGAGCGCTACGTCGACCGGCTGCGGGCGTTGAACGACCTGCATTCGGTGGTGCGGACGTTGACGGACGCGGTCCTGCATCGCGAGGACGGCACGCGACTGGAGCAGACGGCGGTCGACCGACTGGTGCGCACCGACTCGTACGCGCTCGCGTGGGTGGACGCACCGGTCGACGACGACGCGGACGCGACGTCGACGGTGGCTGCGGCGGGCGCGGACGCCAGCGAGCTCTCGGACGCGAACGCAGGAACGGGCGCGGACGCTCACGGCGATGCGGACGCACACGTCGATGCGGACGCTCACGGCGATGCGGACGCACACGGCGATGCGGACGCTCGCGGCGATGCGGACGCTCACGGCGATGCGGACGCTGACGTGGACGCGGCAGCGCACGTGAGCGATCCGAGTCGGCGGGCGTTCCGCGAACGCGAGACTGTCGCGGTGGCCGTCCCGACCGACGGCGGTTCGGGCGGCGGCGGCGCTCGCGGGCGCGACCTCGCTGCGCGTGGCCTGGAGCGACGGGCGGCGGTCCCGGTCGCGTTCGAGGACGAGTCCTACGGCGTCCTGAACGTCGCGACGGCCCGCCGGGACGCGTTCGGGGACCGCGAGCTCGCGGTGCTCGGGCAGGTCGGCGAGATCCTCGGCCTCACGATCGCGACCGTCGAGCGCGAGCGGTCGCTCGAAGCGGAACGCGAGCGACTGGAGTTCGTGAACCGCTTCGTCCGCCACAACCTCCTGAACGGCCTGAACGTCGTCGACGCTCGCGCGGAGATCCTCGAGTCGCACGTGGACGCGGACGGGCGCACGCACCTCGACACGGTCCGCGATCGGACGGCGGAGATGGTCGACCTCGTCGAGACGCTCCAGGCGCTCATGGAGGCGTTCGTCGCGAGCGAGTCCCGGCAGACCGAGCGCGTGGACGTTCGGTCGATCGTCGAGGCGGAGGTCGAGGAGGCGCGGGAGGCGTTCGAGCACGCGTCGTTCGAGCTGTCCGTGGATGCGGCGGCAGCGGCGGCGCCGGTGCGCGCGGACGCCCTGCTCGGGGAGGTGTTCGGGAACCTGCTCGCGAACGCCGTCCAGCACAATCCCGACCGGGCGCCGTCGGTGTCGGTCGACGTGGTCGCGAGCGCGACGTCGGTGACGGTGCGCGTGACCGACGACGGCCCGGGCATCCCCGAGGACGTCCTGCCGTCGATCTTCGAGACGGGCGAGCGCGGGTTCGACAGCCCCGGGACGGGGTTCGGGCTCTACCTCGTCCGCGAGATCGTGGACGCGTACGGCGGGAGCGTTGCGGTGACGAACCACGACGACGGCGCGACGTTCGCGGTGACGCTCCCGCGAGCGGACGCCGAAGGGACGGGCAGCGAGTAGCGCGGTCGTTCGATCCCACGGGAGTGCTCGGGGCGGTCAGCGACGGACGACGGCGAGCGCGGCGACGAGGGCGAGCGTCCCGAGGAAGAACACGAGACCGGGTTCGAGGACGTCGAGGACGAGGTTCGCGAGCGTGCCGTCGGGTGCGACGCCGTCGACGGCGCTCGCGGGCTGGGCGGCGTCGTCGCTGAGGCGAGCGCCGCGCGCGAGGCGTTCGACGCCGTACTGGACGAGCAGGCCGGCGGCCGCGAGCAGGCCGACGCCGCCGACGATGCGCGTCATCGAGCGCTCGACCGCGGGCGCGAACTCCTCGTTCCCGACGAGGACGATCGGGTCGCTCGCGGGGCCGTAGACGGCCATCTCGTTGCCTTTCTCCGAGTACCGGGCGTCGACGTGCTCGACGAGGCCGGCGTCCTGGAGCGTCGAGAGGTGGTAGTGGACGGTCTGGACGCTCTCGTCGAGGCGGTCGGCGAGCGCGCTCGCGGTCGCCGGCTGTTCGAAGAGCGCGCGGAAGACGCGACGGCGCGTGTCGGCAGCGAGCGCGTCGAGGACGACGTCGGACTCGTCGCCGACGACGTCGAGGACGAGCGGTCGCTCCTCGCTCTCGGCAACGTCCCCCTGAACGCGTTCGATGAGGCTCCCCATTGCTACTCCCTCGTTCTCGCGTGACGGATTTAATTGTGGTCGTAACTCAAACCTCGCCTTGAGTGGTCGTAATCCGGGCGTACCGCGGCCGAACGAGCGGCGAACGGCTCCCTGGCGGCGAACGCGTCGTCGACGACCGAAGGGGCGTCGATGACCGACGGGGCGTCGATGGCTGGCTGGGCGTCGATCACCGACTGTGCGACTATCGCCGATGGCCCGTCGGCCCCGGATGCGTCGGTGGTCCCGGTCGCGTTCGTCTCGTTGCGTGCGTCGCGGAGTGCGGCTGAGACGGCGCGCTCAGGCCTGAGGCGGCCGCCGCCGGTGCGTGCGTCGAGGCCTTCGACGCCGACGTCGCGCGCGGTCGATTCGAGGTAGGATTCGACGGTCGCGGGCGACGCGTTGGGCCGAACGGCGCGGACGAGTGCCGCGACGCCGCCGGCGCGGGCGGCGGCGACCGAGGACCCGTGGAAGCCGTCCTCGGCGCGTGCGGTCGCGAGGACGTCGACCCCGCGTCGCCCGTCCGCCGTGGGGCCGCTGGCGCTGTAGGCGGCGAGACGCCCCCGGACGGGATTCCACGCGCCGACTGCGAGCACGCCCTCGGCGGTCGCCGGGGCGACGAGACTCCCGCGGACGGTGACGTGCTGGAGGTCGTGCGTCACGGACGTGACGCGGACGGACGCGCCAGTCGGGCGGTTCGGGCCGCGGACGACGAGGAAGTGCGTGTCGTCCTCGACGCGGACGTTCAGTCGCGCGTTCGGTTCCGCGTCGGCGTCGTACGGCACCGAGCGTGCGACGAGGCGCGGGCCGTCGTCCGTGACGCGGTAGAGTTCGAGCGCGTACGATTCGTCGGCGTGCGCGCGATCCCAGGACACCCAGGCGCGGACGACGCGCCCGCCGCCCCGGAGGTAGTTCCGCGCACCGTCCTCGACGACGAGCGCGCCGTCGCGAACCCGGTCGTAGCGGTCCCGGTACGTGCCGCGGGCGGTGTTGCCAGCCGCGGCGACGACGACGACGCCGCGGGCGACGGCGCGCTCGGTGACGTTCTCGACCGTCGACTCGCCGGACCCGTGCTTGCCGTGGAACGCGGCGGGGACGACGACGACGTCCGCGCCCTCGCGGACCGCCCACGCCATCGCGCGCCCGTACCCGCGCTCGCCGTCGAACTCGGCGAGGTAGAGGTCGACGTCGGGCGCGACGTCGACGACCTCGCGCGCCGACCGGGTGCCGTGGCTCGCGCCGGCGTTCGGGCCGACGGCGTCGCCGTCCCCGAACGAGCGCGCGGCGCGGACGCGGTCGGCGTACGCTGCGTCGGCGGTGTCGAACCCGGTCGGGTCGAGGACGGCGACGGTGACGTTCTCGCCCGTGACGCCGTCGGCGTGCACGCTGTCGACGTCGTCGTTCGGTGCCGGCGGCGCTTCGGGCGCCGGGGACGAGTCGGGGAGGGCGACGCCGGCGAGGCTGGCGACGAGCGCGAACACGACGAGCGCGACGACGAGGACCGTTCGGGGCGACTGCGTCGACATGTCGGGGTCGTGGCCGGTGGGTCGACCGGTGCCCGAAAAGGTCTATCGATGACGTGCGGGCACCCGTAATCGGGGGAACGCATAAGCCGCCCCCTGTTCAATCGGGGGACATGTATCACGTACTCCTGCCGATCGACGA
Proteins encoded in this region:
- a CDS encoding class I SAM-dependent methyltransferase — protein: MVDDTDGEGDGRGDDGDVRSGYDALSRAADADDLSATTSPWGDSHFQREYAWPGVRERLPAVDDAAVLLAGCGRGDHVGYFRERDATVTGVDASPDALSTARERHPGCEFAACDLGTGLPFDDGAFDVVLSNLVLSHLPDLDRALAAVERVLADDGAFVAGVIHPAYQRSHWDLEAYAEPTARVVDWGAATLRSHYRPTSAIVQAFVDAGLKLERVAEPTPLASYADANPERYAAAMAEPQVLVVRARKQ
- a CDS encoding DsbA family oxidoreductase, producing the protein MSESTTGDVDSRSDVVTVYSDYVCPFCYLGRASLDRYQDRREEPLRIDWRPFDLRSGQRGPDGEIDHSVDDGKDDSYYEQAKENVRRLQEEYGVEMSLEMASDVDSLSAQVASYYVHEHYDYETWLAFDEAVFDALWQDGRDIGDRDVLVELATDAGVDADEIRSALDDDVLREELHEQFAAAQQDGVTGVPTFAYDGYAARGAVPPEHLERLVEGTHDE
- a CDS encoding ATP-binding protein, yielding MTSEDDGTPHLLLLAHDGEMAKEDVAVLEAAGASAEVRTVEDGRVPAAAATAASCVVCPYDLGDASGVEVLRSLREHAERVPFVLYARDGDEAVATEAFRAGVTDYVPVEDGVTPTVAERAVAAVDAESGAERPGRDGSVADDRRAVEDRERALRRAYEVVADGSLSFDERIEDLLGIVREAVGTSYATLSYVEDDDYTFEVVDAPGQDDVAAGDVTSLSTTNCERVVSTQQTLVLEDIERDAPDLAERAGNADRGISCYLGAPVTVDGEPYGTFCFYGMEPRREAFSEWQVTFVDLFSDWVSRELERERYVDRLRALNDLHSVVRTLTDAVLHREDGTRLEQTAVDRLVRTDSYALAWVDAPVDDDADATSTVAAAGADASELSDANAGTGADAHGDADAHVDADAHGDADAHGDADARGDADAHGDADADVDAAAHVSDPSRRAFRERETVAVAVPTDGGSGGGGARGRDLAARGLERRAAVPVAFEDESYGVLNVATARRDAFGDRELAVLGQVGEILGLTIATVERERSLEAERERLEFVNRFVRHNLLNGLNVVDARAEILESHVDADGRTHLDTVRDRTAEMVDLVETLQALMEAFVASESRQTERVDVRSIVEAEVEEAREAFEHASFELSVDAAAAAAPVRADALLGEVFGNLLANAVQHNPDRAPSVSVDVVASATSVTVRVTDDGPGIPEDVLPSIFETGERGFDSPGTGFGLYLVREIVDAYGGSVAVTNHDDGATFAVTLPRADAEGTGSE
- a CDS encoding helix-turn-helix domain-containing protein — its product is MGSLIERVQGDVAESEERPLVLDVVGDESDVVLDALAADTRRRVFRALFEQPATASALADRLDESVQTVHYHLSTLQDAGLVEHVDARYSEKGNEMAVYGPASDPIVLVGNEEFAPAVERSMTRIVGGVGLLAAAGLLVQYGVERLARGARLSDDAAQPASAVDGVAPDGTLANLVLDVLEPGLVFFLGTLALVAALAVVRR
- a CDS encoding S8 family serine peptidase, which gives rise to MSTQSPRTVLVVALVVFALVASLAGVALPDSSPAPEAPPAPNDDVDSVHADGVTGENVTVAVLDPTGFDTADAAYADRVRAARSFGDGDAVGPNAGASHGTRSAREVVDVAPDVDLYLAEFDGERGYGRAMAWAVREGADVVVVPAAFHGKHGSGESTVENVTERAVARGVVVVAAAGNTARGTYRDRYDRVRDGALVVEDGARNYLRGGGRVVRAWVSWDRAHADESYALELYRVTDDGPRLVARSVPYDADAEPNARLNVRVEDDTHFLVVRGPNRPTGASVRVTSVTHDLQHVTVRGSLVAPATAEGVLAVGAWNPVRGRLAAYSASGPTADGRRGVDVLATARAEDGFHGSSVAAARAGGVAALVRAVRPNASPATVESYLESTARDVGVEGLDARTGGGRLRPERAVSAALRDARNETNATGTTDASGADGPSAIVAQSVIDAQPAIDAPSVIDAPSVVDDAFAAREPFAARSAAVRPDYDHSRRGLSYDHN